The DNA window GCCAACGACCAGATGCGCAGCGTTGCCGAGTACCGCGCGCTGGTGCTGGCCTGGCGTGAGGGCGCACCGCTGCGTCTGGGCGATGTGGCGACCATCACCGACGGTGCCGAGAACCGCCAGCTGGCGGCATGGAGCGGCACCACCCCGGCGGTACTGGTGAACATCCAGCGCCAACCCGGCGCCAACGTCATCGCCGTGGTCGAACAGGTGCGTGCGTTGCTGCCGCAGTTGCAGGCCACGCTGCCGGCCGGCGTGCAGATGACCGTGCTCAGCGACCGCACCGAATCGATCCGTGCGTCCGTGCGCGGCGTACAGAAGGAACTGGTGCTGGCCATCGCGCTGGTGGTGCTGGTGACCTGGGTGTTCCTGCGCAACCTGCCGGCCACGCTGATTCCCAGCGTGGCGGTGCCGCTGTCGCTGATCGGCACGTTCGCGGTGATGCTGCTGGCCGGCTATTCGCTCAACAACCTCACGCTGATGGCGCTGACCATTGCCACCGGTTTCGTGGTGGACGATGCGATCGTGATGCTGGAAAACATCGCCCGCCACCTGGAAGACGGCGAAAGCCCGCGCGAGGCGGCGTTGAAGGGTGCCAGCGAGATTGGCTTCACCCTGGTGTCGCTGACGGTCTCGCTGATCGCCGTGCTGATCCCGTTGCTGTTCATGGCCGACCTGGTGGGCGCGCTGTTCCATGAGTTCGCGGTGACGCTGGCGGTGGCCATCGGCATTTCGCTGCTGGTGTCGCTGACCTTGACGCCGATGTTGTGCGCGCGCTTTCTGAAGCCGCAAGCCAAGGGGTCAGAGCCCCAAGGGGATCTGACCCTGGCGGGGTCGGATCCCGTCAGGGCTCCGACCCCAAAGCCCGACGTCTTCGATCGCATCATCACCCTCTACGACCGCCAGTTACGCTGGGTACTGCAGCGCCAGCCGCTGATGCTGCTGGCGACGGTGGCCACGCTTGCGCTCACCGTGGCGCTGTATTTCGCCGTGCCCAAGGGCTTCTTCCCGGTGCAGGATGCCGGCCTGGTCCAGGGCATCAGCGAAGCCCCGCAGGCGATCTCGTTCCAGGCCATGCGCGAGCGCCAGCTTGCACTGGCCACGGCCATCGAACAGGACCCGGCCGTGGCCAGCCTGTCCTCCTACATCGGCGTGGACGGCAATAATGCCGCCCTCAATACCGGCCGCCTGCTGATCGAACTGAAGCCGCATGGAGAGCGCGAGAGCGCCGACGTGGTGATGGCGCGGCTGCAGCAGCGCGTGGCCAGGATTCCCGGCATCACACTGTACCTGCAACCGGTGCAGGAGCTGGGCATCGAAGATCGCATCAGCCGCAACCAGTACCAGTTCACCCTGACCACGCCGGACCTGCAGACGCTGGAAACCTGGACACCGAAGCTGTTGCAGGCGCTGCGCCAGTCGCCCGCGCTGCGCGATGTGGCCAGCGACCTGCAGATGCAGGGCCGACAGGCCAAGGTGAGCATCGACCGCGATGCCGCCGCGCGCCTGGGCGTGAGTGTGGAAGCGGTGGCCGACGCACTGTACGACGCCTACGGGCAACGGCAGATCTCCACCATCTTCACCCAGGCCAGCCAGTACCGGGTGGTGCTGGAGGCCGATCCGGCGCGGCAAGCGGGGCCGGAGGCGATCACCGGCCTGCGCGTGCGCAACAGCAACGGCCAGACCGTGCCGCTGGGGGCGGTGGCGCGCGTCGAACAGGGGCCGACGGCGCTGCTGCGCAACCATGTCGGCCAGTTCCCGGCGGCCACGCTGTCGTTCAACCTTGCGCCCGGTGCATCGCTGGGCGAAGCAGTGGATGCGGTGCATGCCGCGCAGGCGCAGGTGGCATTGCCGCAGAGCATCGAGCTGCGCCTGCAGGGCGCGGCAGCGGCCTTCAGCAGCTCGCTGTCGAGCACGCTGTGGCTGATCCTTGCCGCCGTGGTGGTGATGTACATCGTGCTGGGCGTGCTCTACGAGAGCTTCATCCACCCCATCACCATCCTCTCCACCCTGCCCTCGGCGACCGTGGGCGCTCTGGCCGCGTTGTGGGTGAGCGGACGCAGCCTGGACCTGATCGCAGTGATCGGCATCGTGCTGCTGATCGGCCTGGTGAAAAAGAACGCGATCATGATGATCGACTTCGCGCTGGACGCGCAGCGCACGCGCGGCATGAGCCCGCGTGAAGCGATCCACCAGGCAGCGCTGCTGCGCTTCCGGCCGATCCTGATGACCACGCTGGCTGCGTTGTTCGGCGCGGTACCGCTGATGCTGGCCAGCGGCTCGGGCGCCGAGCTGCGGCAGCCGCTGGGCTGGGTGATGGTGGGTGGCCTGATGGTCAGCCAGGTGTTGACCCTGTTCACCACGCCGGTGATCTACCTGGCCTTCGATCGTCTGCAGCGTCGCCGCGCTTCGGCACCGGCAACAGCAGACGAGGCCGGCGCATGAACCCTGTCGCACGCCTGGCACAGGCCTGCGTGCAGCGTCCGGTGGCGACCATCCTGTTGGCGGTGGCGCTGGTACTGGCCGGCCTGCTGGCGCTGCGCCTGCTGCCGGTGGCACCGCTGCCCCAGGTCGACTATCCGGCCATTGAAGTCAGTGCCAGCCTGCCCGGCGCCTCGCCCGAATCGATGGCGGCCACCGTCGCCACGCCGCTGGAACGTGCGCTGGGCAGCCTGCCTGGCATTTCGCGCATCGATTCGGCCAGTACCCAGGGGCAGACCGAGATCGAATTGAAATTCGTGCTCGGCCGCGATATCGACGAGGCCGCGCGCGAAGTGCAGGCGGCGATCAACCTCGCCCGCGGCCAGCTGCCCAGTGGCATGCCCGGCATGCCGCAGTACCGCAAGGTCAATCCTTCGCAGGCACCGATACTTGCGTTGGCACTGACCTCCGACACGCTCTCGCCGGGCCAGCTGTACGACCTCGGTTCGACCGTACTGGCGCAGAAGCTGTCGCAGGTACCGGGCGTGGGCGAAGTGCAGGTGGGCGGCAGCGCGCTGCCCGCGGTACGCGTGTCGCTGGATCCGAACGCGCTCAATCACGCGGGCCTGGCACTGGAAGACGTGGCACGGGCGATCAGCCGCGCCAATGCAGTGCGGCCATTGGGTGCGGTCGCAGGCGCGCAGCAGCACTGGCAACTGGAAGCACCGCTGCAGCTGCGCCAGGCCGCGCAGTACCGGGAACTGGCGTTGAAGGCCAGCGATGATCGCCTGCTGCGGCTCGGCGATGTCGCCGCCGTCGCCGATGGCGTGGAAGACCGCTATGCCAGTGGCTTCCACAACGAACGCCCGGCCGTGCTGCTGATCGTCAGCCGCCAGCCCGGCGCCAACATCATCGCCACCGTCGATGCGATCCAGGCGCAGCTGCCGCAGCTGCACGCCCTGCTGCCGAGCACGGTGGACATGCGGCTGGTGATGGACCGCTCGCCGGTGATCCGCGCGACCCTGCACGAAGCAGAAGTGACCCTGCTGCTGGCGATTGCGCTGGTGGTGCTGGTGGTGCTCGGCTTCCTTGGCCACTGGCGTGCGGCACTGGTACCCAGCGTGGCGATTCCGGTGGTGCTGTTCGGCACGCTGGCGTTGATCGCGCTCATGGGCTTCTCGCTCAATACGCTCTCGCTGATGGCCCTGATCGTGGCGGCGGTGCTGGTGGTGGACGACGCCATCGTGGTGCTGGAAAACATCGCGCGCCATCGCGAACTGGGCGCCGACCGCTGGCAGGCGGCGGTGCGCGGTGCATCGGAAGTGGGCGCTACGTTGCTGTCGATGAACCTGGCGCTGGCCGTGGTGTTTGTTTCGATCCTGTTTCTGGACGATTTCGTCGAGCGCCTGTTCCGCGAATTCTCGCTGACTCTGGTGGCGGCGATGACGGTGTCGGTGCTGGTGGCACTCAGCCTGGTGCCGATGCTGTGCGCGCGCCTGTTCGTCGATGACGCACAACAGCCCTCGCGCTGGCAGCGCGGCAGCAATGCGCTGTTCGAGCGCGTGCGTGGCGCCTATCTGCGCACCCTGCAGGCCAGCCTGCGGCAACTGCGCTGGCCATTGCTGGCCTTCGTGGCGGTTATCGCACTCAATGCCTGGCTGTTCCAGCAGGTACCCAAGGGCATCGTTCCGCAGCAGGACACCGCACAGCTGCGCGGCTTCGCGCGTGGCGATGACGGCCTGTCCTTCCAGGCGATGCAGCCGAAGATCGATGCCTACCGCAAACTGCTGCTGTCCGACCCGGCCATCGAGGACATCATCGGGTATATCGGTGGCAGCAACGGGGTCAACAACGCCTTCATCATGATCAAGATGAAGCCGCTGGCCGAACGCGGCGTCTCCAGCCAGCAGGTGATCGACCGCCTGCGCGCGCGCCTGCCCAAGTTGCCTGGGGGCAACCTCTATCTGTGGGTGGACCAGGACATCCGCCTGGAAGGCGCCGGCAGCAGCGGCAAGTACGAGTTCCAGTTGCTGTCGGCCGATAGCGCGCCATTGCGCCAATGGGCACCGAAGGTCGCTGCTGCGCTGCGCGGCCTGCCGGAACTGGTGGACGTGGAAGCGCAGGGCGAGGCCGGCATGCGCCAGGTGATGCTGGACATCGACCGCGAGGCCGCCGCGCGCCACGGCGTGGACCTGCGCACCGTGGCCAACATGCTCAACAACTCCTTCAGCCAGCGCCAGGTCGCCACGTTGTACGACAGCCTCAACCAGTACCGGGTGGTGATGGAGCTGGACCCGAAGCACACCCAGGACCCGGGCACGCTGGCGCGGTTGCAGGTGATCGATGGCGGCGGCCAGCGCATTCCGCTGTCGAGCATCGCCAGCTGGCGCTACGGCATGGCGCCGGACCGCGTGTACCACAGCGAGCAGTTCGCCTCGATCTGGATCGAGTTCGCGCTGGCGCCGGGCGTGGGCCTGGAGCAGGCCACGCAGGCCATTGATGCTGCGATGGCCAAACTGATGCTGCCTCGCTCCGTGCAGGCCAAGCTGTCCGGCGAGGCCGGCGGCCTGGAGCAGCTGCGGTCGCGCCAGTTGTGGCTGGTGCTGGGTGCCACCCTGGCGGTGTACCTGGTGCTGGGCATCCTCTACGAGAGCTTCCTGCAGCCCTTGGTGATCCTGTCCACGCTGCCGTCGGCCGGTATCGGCGCGCTGCTTGCGCTGTGGCTGTTCGGCAACGAACTGAACCTGATCGCGTTGCTGGGTCTGTTCCTGCTGGTGGGTGTGGTGATGAAGAACACCATCCTGCTGGTCGACTTCGCATTGGCCGGCGAACGCCGCGGGCTGAGTGCGCGCGACGCGGTGATGGAAGCGGCACGATTGCGCCTGCGGCCGATCCTGATGACCTCGCTGGCGGCACTGCTGGGCACGTTGCCGCTGATGCTGGCCAACGGCGAAGGCTGGGAGCTGCGGCAGCCGCTGGGCATCGCCATTGTCGGCGGGTTGCTGGTCAGCCAGTGGCTGACGTTGTACACGACACCGGCGATGTATCTGGCGCTGGCGAGGATGCGGGCGAGGCGTTGAGCGGGGCGGTTTCATCCACGCATGGCGTGGATCTACTGTCCAGACGACACCGGCGATGTATCTGGCGTTGGCGAGGATGCGGGCGGGGCGTTGAGCGGGGCGGCTTCATCCACGCGTGGCGTGGATCTACATAACCGGGTCGGGGTTCACACCACCCCGGCGATGTACCTGGCGCTGTCGTACATACGCAGCGCCAGGCGCATCGCCGGTGCAGACGGGCCGGTCTCCAACTCCGACCGGCCCTGATCGCGGCCGCACCCCCGCAGGCGCTGGCCGCCATCCACACACGTGCCGCCGTCAGGCGGCTTCGGACACCTTCACTTCGCGACGGGCGCGCACGGCCGCAGCCAGCCGCTCCAGCACCGTCACGGTGGTGTCCCAGTCGATGCAGCCATCGGTGATGCTCTGGCCGTAGACCAGCGGCTGGCCTTCGACCAGCTCCTGACGGCCACCGACCAGATGGCTTTCAACCATCACGCCGACGATGCGCTGCTCGCCGTCTTCCAGCTGGGTGGCGATGTCTTCGATCACCTTCGGCTGGTTCTCATGGTTCTTCAGGCTGTTGGCGTGGCTGGCGTCGATCATCAGGCGCGTCGGCAGCTTGGCCTTGGCCAGCGCCTGGCAGGCTTCGGCGACGCTGCCCGCATCGTAGTTCGGCTGCTTGCCACCACGCAGGATCACATGGCAGTCCGGATTGCCGGTGGTGGAGACGATGGCCGTGCCGCCCTGCTTGGTGACCGACAGGAAGTGATGCGGGTTCGAAGCTGCACCCACGGCATCGGCGGCGATCTTGACGTTGCCGTCCGTGCCGTTCTTGAAGCCGACCGGGCACGACAACCCCGACGCAAGCTCGCGATGCACCTGGCTTTCGGTGGTGCGTGCACCGATCGCGCCCCATGCCACCAGGTCGGCGATGTACTGCGGCGAGATCACATCGAGGAACTCGACACCGGCCGGCAGGCCGAGCTTGTTGATGTCGCGCAGCAGGCCACGGGCGATGCGCAGGCCCTTGTCGATCTTGAAGCTGCCATCCAGGTCCGGATCGTTGATCAGGCCCTTCCAGCCCACCGTGGTACGCGGCTTTTCGAAGTACACGCGCATGACGATTTCCAGTTCACCGGCCAGTGCATCGCGCAGCGGCTTCAGGCGCTGGGCGTATTCGATGGCGGCTTTCGGGTCGTGGATCGAGCATGGCCCGACCACCACGGCCAAGCGGTCGTCGCGGCCGTGCAGGATCTGGTGCAGGGCCGCGCGCGAGGCGCTGACGGTGTCGGAGGCTTCGTCATCGCAGGGCAGCATCGCCAGCAGCTGGGCAGGCGGTGTCAGCGGTTCGATGGTGCGGATACGCAGGTCGTCGGTGTGCGGGGGCATGGTGGGGGTCTCTACGGAACGTTGGGGGGTCCGCAGCGTGGCGACATGAAAAAAGCCGCCAGGTTCGCTGGCGGCTTTCGGGAATGCGTCTGAAGCTTTCTTCAGGGTGAGCGCAATCCTTCCTCCGCCGGGGGCTTCGGAAAGTAATACCAATAAAAGCTGGCGTGGGCTGCGTTCATGGGATCTATTGATAACACAGGGTTTTGGCAGGTGCCAACTGTTTCATCCGCAACTGCGGGCGCGGTTCAGCGGACTATCGGCTGCCATGCACTTCCACGTCCAGCAACAGCGTCTCGTGGATGTCCACCCAGCGCTCCACAACGCGGTCCAGTTCCTGCCTGGCCTCATCCAGCTGTTCGGGGTTGAGCATGGATCGGGCCGTATACAGATCGGACACCAGCTGCCGCAGGGTGGCTTCCTGGATGGCGACCACCGGCCCTTCCAGGCCGGGTACCTGCAGCGCAGGACTGCTGCCCAGCGCTCCGTACAACGTCACCTGGATCTTGCTCTGCATGCTCGACTTCCCTGCGGATGGATACGGCCGAGCGCCATCTTTACCCGGAATGGATGACACGCGCATGTGCCACCGCAGGCCGCATTACAGCGCTGCGAGGTCCGCCAGGTGCTGGGCCATCGCATCCACTGCGCCCACGGCATTGGTGGTGGCGAAGCAGTCATGCCAGCCGGTGGCACTGATGGCGTCCATCAAGGCATCGGCATCTGCACGGCTGGCGCACCGCCAGACGGCGTAGTACTGCTCGGCGCTGGCATGTGGCACCTCGCTGGCCACGCGGCCCATCGCCAACGGTGCGACGCATGCAGGGTCGAGTTGCTGCATGCCGGCGCCGATACGGGTGAAGAAGGTGTTCCGCTGTTCGGCGGACAACGCTTTCCAGGTCGGCGTTGCGGTGTACAGCTCGATGAGGAGGTGGGACATGGGGCCTTCCTTGAGGGTCATGGGCTTGCCGGCCAGCGGCCGGCACTACCGGGAAACGGGCGTGACATGGGTTGCCTGCCAGCGGCCGGCACTACCGGGGAACGGGCGTGACATGAGTTGCCGGCCAGCCGCCGGCATCAGCGGGAAACGGGTGAACGGTGCGGGGTTACAGCGAGCGCAGCGCACGCTTGCGGATGTACGCGTTGGCGACGCTGTCGCGGGTTGACTGCCACTGCGTGCACACGGCGCGCACCCAATCGGGTTGGCTCTTGCCAGCGTCGTTCAACCAGTTGCCAACCGAGTCCTGAACGTAGCGCTCTGGATCATCGGCCAGTACTTCCAGCAAGGGCAGCACGTGCTCGGGCTGCTGCTTGAGCAGCGCAATATGCGTGGCCCAGACACCGCGAGGACGCAGCGCCTCACAGGCGAAGCGGCGCAGATGCGGCGAAGGCTGCTGCGCCCAGGATCGCAGCAGGGCGAGCGCCTCAAGTGGTGCGTCGACGATATCGCTGCGCAGCGCCAACCATGCCCATTCGCGCACACCGAAGTGCGGATCATCTGCCAGCGGATGCATCGCCTGCAGCTTGTCGGACAATGCCGCCTGCGTGTCGCCGCCAATCAGATAGCACGCCCAACCCCGCACGGTGTCGGAGGGATGCGCCTGCCAGTGCTGCACCTCGCCCTGCCCTGCCTCGCGCAAAAGCGCTGCGGCCAAGGCCATGCGCTGGGTGATTCCTTTGCCTGCGGCGGCGTGCATGCGCTGTATCGCGGACGGTGGCAAGGTCGGTGCCACCGCCAGCAGCAACGCAGCGAAGTCCACCGCCAGGCACTCGGCCAGATGCGTGCTGGCGGTGCTGCCTGCGTTGAGTGCAAGCAGGCGTGTCGTGGCGATGGTAGTGCTCATGCACCTGCTTCCTGACCTGCGTCGGTGTGTCGCCAGACTTTTTCGAGCAGCAGCGACAACTGCGCCTGTTCGCCGACATCCAGTCCATTGAACAGGCCACCGATCCATTGCGTGTGCTGGTCGAACAGATCGCCGGCCAGGCGCTTGCCGCGCGCCGTCAGCACGATCTGCAGACGTCGACCATCTTCGGCATCGCTGCGCCGCTGCAGCAGGCCGTCACGCTGCAGGCCATCGAGCAATCCGCTGATGGTGGCGCGGGTGACACCGGCCTGCTCGGCCAGCTCGTGCGGCGGCAGCGTGCCACCTGCGCCGTGCAGCAGGAACAGCACGACGAAGCGGCCTTCGCTGAGGCCGTACGGCGCGAGGCGTGTGGCGCAGTCACGGTCGATCGCACCGGACAGGGCGAGCAGCTGAAAGCACAGGCGCAGCTGCGCGACATTGGCGTGACCACGCCGCTGCGCTTCCTCGACGAGGGCTTGGTGCTTCAACTCAATCATATTGAATCCATACATGATTAGGCGACTAATCATAATCCGTGAGACAAGAACTGCAAGCCTCCCGCCGCCGCCGGCAGGGCCCGCAGCTCATCAATCGCGGAAATGCATCGCTACCATTCCATCACCCGCGACGCTGGGCCGGGATGCGACGGAAACAACGGCAGCACCTCTTCGGCCAGTTCCTGCAGCACATCGGCAGCTGGGCGCTGCGAGAACTGGATGCCGAGCGCGGCATGGTTTACCCCAGCGCGCTGCCAGGCTTCCAGCAGCGCGATCAGCCCCTTGCGCCCGGTGCGCAGGCAGTAGCCACCCTGCAGCGGCACGCGCGGATGGTCCGGGTCATCCACCAGATCCAGCCATTCATTGGTCATGTGCGGTCGGAAGCCGCCGTCGGGAATCTGCGCCCGCCATGCGCGGATCTTCGCCGCCAGCCGCTGTGGTCCTGCCGTGTCATGGGTCGCGTCGGGATAGGTCAGCCAGCCGTCGGCGTGTTCGCCGATCCATTCCAACGGCTGCCGGGCACCACCGGTAACGATCAGCGGAATGCGATCACTGACCGGCGGCGGCAGCAGCTGCACACCCTGTGCGGCCCAGGGGTGGCCGGCGAGCGCCCCGTCGGCGGGCTGCAACCATTTCCGGAAGGCCACCACGGCGTCGGCGAACCGTTCACCACGTTGGGCGTGGTCGAGGCCATAGGCGGGAAACTCAAGCGGTCGATCACCCGAGGCGATGCCCATCACCAGCCGCCCTGCGGACAACTGATCGATCGACGCGGCAGCCTTGGCCAGGTCGATGGGATGCCGCAGTGGCATCACCACGCTGCCTGTCGCCAACGCGACGCGATGGGTGCGCGCAGCCAGCCATGCGAGATACGTGAACGGATCGAACACCTGTCCGGCATCACCGAACTGGGGATCGAACAGTGGAACATCGCGCACCCAGACCGCAGCGAAGCCATGGCGGTCGATGGCTTCCACCAGCGCGGTCTGTCCCTGCAGTACCGCCATGTCGCCCTGGTAGAAGCGCAGCGGCAGGAAGATGCCCAAGGTCAGCGCATCGGCGCGGAACATGCGCTGGTAGCCTGCATGGCCGGCGAAGGTTGCTGCCGAAGCACCGTGGATCGAAAGGGAGGTTGTCATCGCAGGGATCTCCTCAAGGCCCGGTCGCGGGCTCAGGCAGCAGCACGCCACGCTGGACCGCGGGCCGCGCGGCTACGCGCTGGTACCACGCCGAAAGATGGCGATGGCGCGAGAAGTCGATGTCGATCACGCGGAGCACATGCAGCCAACCGAAGTGGGCGATGTCGGCGATCGAGTAGTCATCGCCGGCCAACCAGGGACGCGCGGCCAAGCGTGCATCGAGGATCGCGAAGATATCTTCGGAAAGGTGCCGGTAGCGCTCGATCGCCGGCAGATAGCGCTCCGGCGCGAAGTGTTCGAAATGCACGCGCTGGCCGAAGATGGGACCGACGCTGGAGGCATGGAACATCAGCCAGGTGATGGCGTCCCAGCGCGCGGCCGGTGCCTGTGGCAACAATGCCCCGCCCTGCTCGGCGAGGTACAGCAGGATCGCCGCCGATTCGAACAGCACGATGCCCCTGGAGCGGTCTTCGAGGACCGGAATGCGACCGTGCGGATTGAGCCGCAGGAAATCGGGATGGCGATGTTCACCCTGCTCGATGCGCACATGGTGCAAGCGATAGGGCAGGCCCAGCTCCTCCAGCGCGATGGTGGCCTTGTAGCCATTGGGTGAGCTGTCGGTATGCAGGTGCAGCGAGGGTTCGGTCACGGCAACGTCCTGGAGGCAGAAATCGGGTGCACACGCGCTGCCCGCCCACACCATGGGCAGGGCGAAGCGATGTGGAAAGGGCGCTGCAGCGACCGTGCAACCAGTCTAGGAACCGGGCATGCAGGTGGGAAACGATGTCTGCTGACGTTGCAGTTGAGCCCAGCTCAACACCGCGCGCACCGGCGCGACAGCCATCGACCCGGCCGATATGCTGTGCCTTGCGCTGGCCGGTGAACGTGCCGACGGCTCGCCAGCATCGTCACGGGAGAATGGAAGATGGGTGCGGTACTGCCCTTGCTGGCCCTGCGGGCCTTCGTTGAAACCAGCCGCCACGGCAGCCTGACAGCGGCCGCCGAGGTGATGGGCGTGACACCCGGTGCCGTCAGCCAGCAGCTGCGGCAGTTGCAGGAACGGCTCGGCGTCAGCCTGTTCGATCGAACCCGCCATGGGGTGGTGCTCAGCGCGGCCGGCAGCCGCGTCTATCCGGAACTGCGTCAGGCCTTCGATCAGATCGCCAGCAGCCTGCACGCACTGGAAGCGTGGCAAGGCAGGTCATCGTTGCGGATCAGCGCCGCGCCCAGTTTCGCCGCGCACTGGCTGGCGCCGCGACTGGCCGATTTCAGCGCGCGGCATCCAGGAATCGACGTGCAGTTGGATGCCAGCCCCGCGCTGGTGGACCTGCGCCGTGATGGCGTGGACATCGCGATCCGGCATGGCCTGGGCCAGTATCCGGGGCTGCATGCAGAGCACCTGTTGGCACCGGCGTTGCTGCCGGTGGCAAGCCCCACGCTGCTGGCAACCGTGCCAGCGATCACCCGCGCGGAGCACTGCCTGCGGCTGCCGCTGCTGCAGGACAGCGAACGCAGTGACTGGCGTCTGTGGTTCCAGGCCCTGGGCCTGCCGCAGGATGCGCGCCTGCAGCGCGGCCCCGCCTTCGACGACGATCTGTTGTTGATACGTGCGGCGGCAGCCGGCCAGGGCATCGCGCTGGTGCGCGACATCCACGTGGCCGACGAAGTGGCCAGCGGTCGCCTGCAGGTGGTCCTGCAGCAGCCGTGGCCACAGTCCTTCGCCTACTACGCGGTGACCCGGCCTGGCAGCGATGGCAGCGACCGACCGATGGTGGCAGCGTTCCTGGCGTGGCTGCAGGACAACATGCCGGCAGCACGCGCAGCGTAGCGACGGGTAATCCCGCACCGCGCCCGTAGATCCACCCCACGCGTGGATGCAGGCCAAAAAAAACCCCGCCTTCCGGCGGGGTTTTTCATTGCAGCAGGGAAGCGTGCCGACCTGGGTCGGCCGCTACCGGTGCAGCGGGACTTAGAAGTCCATGCCGCCCATGCCACCCATGCCGCCCATGCCACCAGCGCCACCCATGGCCGGCTCGTCCTTCTTCGGAGCGTCGGCAACCATGGCTTCGGTGGTGATCATCAGGCCAGCGATCGAGGCTGCGTTCTGCAGCGCCGAACGGGTCACCTTGGTCGGGTCCAGGATGCCGAACTGCAGCATGTCACCGAACTCGCCGGTGGCGGCGTTGTAGCCGAAGCTGCCGGTGCCTTCCTTGACCTTGTTGACGATGACCGACGGCTCTTCGCCGGCGTTGGCGACGATTTCGCGCAGCGGGGCTTCCATCGCGCGCAGGGCGATCTGGATGCCGTGGTTCTGGTCTTCGTTGGCACCCTTCAGGCCAGCCAGCGCGGAAACCGCACGGACCAGGGCAACGCCGCCGCCCGGAACCACGCCTTCTTCAACGGCTGCACGGGTAGCGTGCAGGGCGTCGTCGACGCGATCCTTCTTTTCCTTCATTTCGATTTCGGTCGACGCGCCGACCTTGATCACTGCAACGCCACCGGCCAGCTTGGCCACGCGCTCCTGCAGCTTCTCGCGGTCGTAGTCCGAGGAGGTGTCTTCGATCTGGGTCTTGATCTGCGCAACGCGCGAATCGACCGCAGCCTTGTCACCCACGCCATCGATGATGGTGGTGTTTTCCTTGGAAACCTGCACCTTCTTGGCGCGGCCCAGGTCCTTGATGGTGGCCTTTTCCAGCGACAGGCCGACTTCCTCGGAGATCACGGTGCCGCCGGTCAGCACGGCCATGTCTTCCAGCATCGCCTTGCGACGGTCGCCGAAGCCCGGAGCCTTGACGGCCACGACCTTGACGATGCCGCGGATGGTGTTGACCACCAGGGTCGCCAGCGCTTCGCCTTCGACTTCCTCGGCAACGATCAGCAGCGGCTTGCCGGCCTTGGCGACGCCTTCCAGCACCGGCAGCAGGTCACGGACGTTGGAGATCTTCTTGTCGTGCAGCAGGATGTACGGGTCATCCAGGTCAGCGGTCTGCGACTGCTGGTTGTTGATGAAGTACGGGGACAGGTAGCCGCGGTCGAACTGCATGCCCTTGACCACGTCCAGCTCGTTGTCCAGGCCCGAGCCTTCTTCAACGGTGATCACGCCTTCCTTGCCGACTTCCTT is part of the Stenotrophomonas lactitubi genome and encodes:
- a CDS encoding DUF6616 family protein, producing MSHLLIELYTATPTWKALSAEQRNTFFTRIGAGMQQLDPACVAPLAMGRVASEVPHASAEQYYAVWRCASRADADALMDAISATGWHDCFATTNAVGAVDAMAQHLADLAAL
- a CDS encoding HEAT repeat domain-containing protein, coding for MSTTIATTRLLALNAGSTASTHLAECLAVDFAALLLAVAPTLPPSAIQRMHAAAGKGITQRMALAAALLREAGQGEVQHWQAHPSDTVRGWACYLIGGDTQAALSDKLQAMHPLADDPHFGVREWAWLALRSDIVDAPLEALALLRSWAQQPSPHLRRFACEALRPRGVWATHIALLKQQPEHVLPLLEVLADDPERYVQDSVGNWLNDAGKSQPDWVRAVCTQWQSTRDSVANAYIRKRALRSL
- a CDS encoding MarR family winged helix-turn-helix transcriptional regulator; the protein is MIELKHQALVEEAQRRGHANVAQLRLCFQLLALSGAIDRDCATRLAPYGLSEGRFVVLFLLHGAGGTLPPHELAEQAGVTRATISGLLDGLQRDGLLQRRSDAEDGRRLQIVLTARGKRLAGDLFDQHTQWIGGLFNGLDVGEQAQLSLLLEKVWRHTDAGQEAGA
- a CDS encoding LLM class oxidoreductase produces the protein MTTSLSIHGASAATFAGHAGYQRMFRADALTLGIFLPLRFYQGDMAVLQGQTALVEAIDRHGFAAVWVRDVPLFDPQFGDAGQVFDPFTYLAWLAARTHRVALATGSVVMPLRHPIDLAKAAASIDQLSAGRLVMGIASGDRPLEFPAYGLDHAQRGERFADAVVAFRKWLQPADGALAGHPWAAQGVQLLPPPVSDRIPLIVTGGARQPLEWIGEHADGWLTYPDATHDTAGPQRLAAKIRAWRAQIPDGGFRPHMTNEWLDLVDDPDHPRVPLQGGYCLRTGRKGLIALLEAWQRAGVNHAALGIQFSQRPAADVLQELAEEVLPLFPSHPGPASRVMEW
- a CDS encoding glutathione S-transferase family protein, with amino-acid sequence MTEPSLHLHTDSSPNGYKATIALEELGLPYRLHHVRIEQGEHRHPDFLRLNPHGRIPVLEDRSRGIVLFESAAILLYLAEQGGALLPQAPAARWDAITWLMFHASSVGPIFGQRVHFEHFAPERYLPAIERYRHLSEDIFAILDARLAARPWLAGDDYSIADIAHFGWLHVLRVIDIDFSRHRHLSAWYQRVAARPAVQRGVLLPEPATGP
- a CDS encoding LysR substrate-binding domain-containing protein is translated as MGAVLPLLALRAFVETSRHGSLTAAAEVMGVTPGAVSQQLRQLQERLGVSLFDRTRHGVVLSAAGSRVYPELRQAFDQIASSLHALEAWQGRSSLRISAAPSFAAHWLAPRLADFSARHPGIDVQLDASPALVDLRRDGVDIAIRHGLGQYPGLHAEHLLAPALLPVASPTLLATVPAITRAEHCLRLPLLQDSERSDWRLWFQALGLPQDARLQRGPAFDDDLLLIRAAAAGQGIALVRDIHVADEVASGRLQVVLQQPWPQSFAYYAVTRPGSDGSDRPMVAAFLAWLQDNMPAARAA
- the groL gene encoding chaperonin GroEL (60 kDa chaperone family; promotes refolding of misfolded polypeptides especially under stressful conditions; forms two stacked rings of heptamers to form a barrel-shaped 14mer; ends can be capped by GroES; misfolded proteins enter the barrel where they are refolded when GroES binds) gives rise to the protein MAAKDIRFGEDARSRMVRGVNVLANAVKATLGPKGRNVVLEKSFGAPTITKDGVSVAKEIELADKFENMGAQMVKEVASRTNDDAGDGTTTATVLAQALIREGAKAVAAGMNPMDLKRGIDKAVVAAVAELKNISKPTADDKAIAQVGTISANSDESIGQIIANAMKEVGKEGVITVEEGSGLDNELDVVKGMQFDRGYLSPYFINNQQSQTADLDDPYILLHDKKISNVRDLLPVLEGVAKAGKPLLIVAEEVEGEALATLVVNTIRGIVKVVAVKAPGFGDRRKAMLEDMAVLTGGTVISEEVGLSLEKATIKDLGRAKKVQVSKENTTIIDGVGDKAAVDSRVAQIKTQIEDTSSDYDREKLQERVAKLAGGVAVIKVGASTEIEMKEKKDRVDDALHATRAAVEEGVVPGGGVALVRAVSALAGLKGANEDQNHGIQIALRAMEAPLREIVANAGEEPSVIVNKVKEGTGSFGYNAATGEFGDMLQFGILDPTKVTRSALQNAASIAGLMITTEAMVADAPKKDEPAMGGAGGMGGMGGMGGMDF